The DNA region GGGCCTGGCCGCGGAAGGCGACCGGCGCGTCGTCGGGCACGTAGGAGGCCACCTTCTCCCAGTGCGGTGCAGACACCAGCGGTCCCATCTCGGTGTCGCGGGCGGCCGGGTCGCCGACGACCACACCGGCCACCGCGGGCTCCAGCAACTCCATGAAGCGGTCGTAGACGCGCTCCTGCACCAGGATCCGGCTACGCGCGCAGCAGTCCTGGCCGGCGTTGTCGAATACTCCGTAGGGCGCGGTGGCCGCCGCCTGCTCGAGATCGGAGTCGGCGAACACGATGTTGGCGCTCTTGCCGCCCAGTTCCAGCGTGACCCGTTTGACCCCGGCCGCGGCGGCCGTGAGCACCCGGGTGCCGGTGGTGGTGGAACCGGTGAACACGATCTTGGCCACGCCGGGATGGGTGACCAGACGCTCCCCCACTTCTGCACCGCGGCCGGGCAATACCTGCAAAAGGTCTGGGTCCAAGCCGGATTCGACGGCCAGTTCGGCCAACCGCAGCGTGGTCAGCGGCGTCCATTCGGCGGGTTTGATCAATACCGCGTTGCCGGCGGCCAATGCCGGGGCGAAGCCCCACGCCGCGATCGGCATCGGGAAGTTCCACGGGGTGATGATCCCGACCACGCCCACCGGCTCGTGGAAGGTGACGTCGAGTCCACCTGCGACCGGGATCTGTTTGCCGGACAATCGTTCCGGGCTGCCGGCGTAGAACTGCAGGACGTCGCGGACGTGACCGGCCTCCCATTCGGCGGCCGAGACCGGATGCCCGGAGTTGGTGACCTCCAGCGCGGCCAGCTCGTCGACGTGGGCGCCGACGACCGCGGCGAAGTCCCGCAGTGCGGCGGCCCGCTCGGCCGGGGCGCGGTTGGCCCAGCGTTTCTGGGCGTCGCGGGCGCGGCGCACCGCGTCGTCGACGGCGTCGGCCGGCAGGTGCTCCACACTGGCGAAGACCGCCCCGGTGGCCGGGTTGATCAGTTCGTGGATCATCGGCTCACCCGCGCCGACGCATAGCCCGCCGCGGCGGCCACGATCGCGGTGAACAGCCGCAGGTCGTCGTCGAGGGATTCCTCGGGATGCCATTGAACCGCAAGCACGAAGTCCTCTCCGGGAAGCTCGATCGCCTCGATGACCCCGTCGTCATCGCGCGCACTGACCACAAGTTTCGCACCCACCTCGGCGATGGCCTGGTGGTGGTAGCACTGGACGCGGGATCCCGGACCGAGCAGTCCGGCCAGCCGGGTGCCGGCCACGGTCTGCACCTGCTTCGGGGTGAACACGCCGTCGCCGGCCCGATGCCCGGAATGGCCGATCACATCGGGCAGGTGCTGATGCAGGGTTCCACCGAGTGCGACGTTGAGCACCTGCGCGCCGCGACAGATCCCCAGCACCGGCATCCGTCGCCGCAGCGCCTCGGCCAGCAGCGCCGATTCCCAGGTGTCCCGGGCGGTGTCGGGCCGATCGGTTTCGGTGTGCGGCGCCTGGCCGTAGCCGGCGGGGTCCAGATCGCGGCCCCCGGTGATCACCAGTGCGTCGACACCGTCCAGCACCCGTGCGGCGACCGCAGCGTCGACCGGTTGCGGCGGCAACAGCACCGCGATGCCGCCGGCGGTGGTGATGCCGTCGAGGTATCGGGCGGGCAGCAGTCCGGCCCGCGTATCCCAGACCCCGAACTTCGCGCGATCCAGGTAGGTGGTCAGACCGATCACCGGGCGGGGCTCTTGGGAGGGCTCAGAACCGCTCAAAGCCGCGCACCCTCTCCCAGTCGGTCACCGCGGCGTTGAACGCGTCCAGTTCGACCCTGGCGCCGTGCAGGTAGTGCGCGACGACCTCGTCGCCGAACGCCTTGCGGGCGACCGCCGATTCGGCGAACAACTCCACGGCGGCGCCGAGGGTGGTCGGCAGGTGGGGCAGCCCGGCCCGGTAGGCGTCGCCGTCGACCGGCCCGGGTAGTTCGAGACGGTTGTCGATGCCGTGCAGGCCGGCCGCGATCAATGCCGCCACCGCCAGGTAGGGGTTGACGTCACCGCCGGGCACCCGGCACTCCACGCGCATCGAGTGGCCGCTGCCCAGGACCCGCAGCGCGCAGGTGCGGTTGTCCAGGCCCCAGGCGATCGCGGTGGGCGCGAAGCTGCCGCCGACGAATCGTTTGTAGGAGTTGATGTTCGGCGCGTAGCACAGCGTCAGTTCCGGAAGCGTGGCCAGCACACCGGCCAGGAAGCCGCGGAACAGTGCGGACATGCCGTGTGGTGCGTCCGGATCGGCGAACACCGGTGCACCCTCGGTGTCGCGCAGGGACAGGTGCACGTGGCAGCTGTTGCCTTCACGCTGGTCGAACTTCGCCATGAAGGTCAGGCTCTTGCCGTGCCGGTCGGCGATCTCCTTGGCGCCGCTCTTGTAGACGCTGTGGTTGTCGCAGGCCCGCAGCGCCTCTTCGTAGCGGAAGGTGATCTCCTGCTGGCCGTTGTTGCACTCCCCCTTGACGCCTTCGCAGCGCAGGCCGGCACCGGTCATCCCCAGCCGGATGTCGCGCAGCAGCGGCTCCAAGCGGGTGCCGGCGACCAAGCCGTAGTCGGCGTTGTAGTCCGTTCCCGCGGTGAGGCCGCGATAACCGTCCGCCCAGGCCTGCCGGTAGCTCTCTTCGAAGACCAAGAATTCCAGTTCCGTTGCGGCGTAGGCGACCAGGCCCCGTTCGGCCAACCGTTGGAGTTGGGCGGCGAGGATCTGCCGCGGCGCCACCGTGACCGGACCGCCGTCGGGCCAGTACGCGTCGGCGAGCACGTGCGCGGTTCCGGGTAGCCAGGGGATGCGCCGCAGGGTGGCGAAGTCCGGTTTGAGCACCAGGTCGCCGTACCCGGTGCCCCAGTCGGCGATCGAATAGCCCGGAACGGTGTTCATCT from Mycolicibacter sp. MU0083 includes:
- a CDS encoding glutamine synthetase family protein, with protein sequence MTRPAMLSPIELRQLVESGDIDTVVVAFTDMQGRLVGKRVAAEHFVAEVAEHGVECCSYLLAVDVEMNTVPGYSIADWGTGYGDLVLKPDFATLRRIPWLPGTAHVLADAYWPDGGPVTVAPRQILAAQLQRLAERGLVAYAATELEFLVFEESYRQAWADGYRGLTAGTDYNADYGLVAGTRLEPLLRDIRLGMTGAGLRCEGVKGECNNGQQEITFRYEEALRACDNHSVYKSGAKEIADRHGKSLTFMAKFDQREGNSCHVHLSLRDTEGAPVFADPDAPHGMSALFRGFLAGVLATLPELTLCYAPNINSYKRFVGGSFAPTAIAWGLDNRTCALRVLGSGHSMRVECRVPGGDVNPYLAVAALIAAGLHGIDNRLELPGPVDGDAYRAGLPHLPTTLGAAVELFAESAVARKAFGDEVVAHYLHGARVELDAFNAAVTDWERVRGFERF
- a CDS encoding gamma-glutamyl-gamma-aminobutyrate hydrolase family protein, giving the protein MSGSEPSQEPRPVIGLTTYLDRAKFGVWDTRAGLLPARYLDGITTAGGIAVLLPPQPVDAAVAARVLDGVDALVITGGRDLDPAGYGQAPHTETDRPDTARDTWESALLAEALRRRMPVLGICRGAQVLNVALGGTLHQHLPDVIGHSGHRAGDGVFTPKQVQTVAGTRLAGLLGPGSRVQCYHHQAIAEVGAKLVVSARDDDGVIEAIELPGEDFVLAVQWHPEESLDDDLRLFTAIVAAAAGYASARVSR
- a CDS encoding aldehyde dehydrogenase family protein, encoding MIHELINPATGAVFASVEHLPADAVDDAVRRARDAQKRWANRAPAERAAALRDFAAVVGAHVDELAALEVTNSGHPVSAAEWEAGHVRDVLQFYAGSPERLSGKQIPVAGGLDVTFHEPVGVVGIITPWNFPMPIAAWGFAPALAAGNAVLIKPAEWTPLTTLRLAELAVESGLDPDLLQVLPGRGAEVGERLVTHPGVAKIVFTGSTTTGTRVLTAAAAGVKRVTLELGGKSANIVFADSDLEQAAATAPYGVFDNAGQDCCARSRILVQERVYDRFMELLEPAVAGVVVGDPAARDTEMGPLVSAPHWEKVASYVPDDAPVAFRGQAPTGPGFWFPPTVLTPERDARCVTEEIFGPVVTVLRFDDESDAIALANDTAYGLSGSIWTNDLSRALRVSRAVEAGNLSVNSHSSVRFNTPFGGFKQSGLGRELGPDAPLSFTETKNVFIAVKETQ